From the genome of Amycolatopsis sp. NBC_01488, one region includes:
- a CDS encoding methylaspartate mutase — protein MSFEEFVARRHAAGELVVQPRMGFADPAVMRAGLAATKSAAAATVGTVTLDSYTRVCDTASVAHALRNGIALNGYPIVNHPAEVTRAMLDGLEGPDFPVQVRHGSARPADIFRAMIAAGLHATEGGPVSYCLPYSRTPLDESVRNWAECCDLLLAAGGRPHLETFGGCMMGQLCPPSELVALSVLEALFFYRKGVRSISVSYAQQTNMTQDQEAVSALRRLCAELLPEATWHVVIYAYMGLFPRTSDGARSLLGTAAELAVSTGSERLIVKTTAEAHRIPTVAENVAALEHAGAAARTVSGKATVDSDNQVYREAYALVDAVLNSHADLGRAIVVAFKRGLLDVPYCLHPDNAGQARSYLDPAGRLGWSQLGSLPLRRVVESHHAGRITSSTLMSALSHVQNTFDAEALEQPMRAIGGES, from the coding sequence ATGAGCTTCGAAGAGTTCGTCGCGCGACGTCATGCTGCCGGCGAACTCGTCGTGCAGCCCCGCATGGGGTTCGCGGATCCGGCCGTCATGCGCGCCGGGCTGGCCGCCACGAAGAGTGCGGCCGCCGCGACCGTCGGCACTGTGACGCTCGACAGCTACACCCGGGTCTGCGACACCGCGTCCGTGGCGCACGCGCTGCGCAACGGGATCGCCCTCAACGGCTACCCGATCGTCAACCACCCGGCCGAGGTCACCCGCGCGATGCTCGACGGCCTCGAAGGCCCGGACTTCCCGGTGCAGGTGCGCCACGGTTCGGCGCGGCCCGCGGACATCTTCCGCGCGATGATCGCCGCCGGCCTGCACGCCACCGAGGGCGGCCCGGTGTCCTACTGCCTGCCCTACAGCCGGACGCCCCTCGACGAGAGCGTGCGCAACTGGGCGGAGTGCTGCGACCTCCTGCTGGCCGCCGGTGGCCGGCCGCACCTGGAGACGTTCGGCGGCTGCATGATGGGCCAGCTCTGCCCGCCGAGCGAGCTGGTGGCGCTGTCGGTGCTGGAGGCGTTGTTCTTCTACCGCAAGGGTGTGCGCAGTATTTCGGTGAGCTACGCGCAGCAGACGAACATGACGCAGGACCAGGAGGCGGTCTCCGCGCTGCGCCGGCTGTGCGCCGAGCTGCTGCCCGAGGCCACCTGGCACGTCGTGATCTACGCCTACATGGGCCTGTTCCCGCGGACGTCCGACGGCGCGCGGAGCCTGCTCGGGACGGCGGCGGAGCTGGCCGTGAGCACCGGGTCGGAACGGCTGATCGTCAAGACCACCGCCGAGGCGCACCGGATCCCGACCGTCGCGGAGAACGTCGCAGCGCTGGAACACGCGGGCGCGGCGGCGCGGACGGTCTCCGGTAAGGCCACTGTGGACAGTGACAACCAGGTCTACCGCGAGGCGTACGCGCTCGTCGACGCCGTGCTGAACAGCCATGCCGACCTGGGCCGCGCGATCGTGGTCGCGTTCAAACGCGGCCTGCTCGACGTCCCGTACTGCCTGCACCCGGACAACGCCGGGCAGGCACGCAGCTACCTCGACCCGGCGGGCCGGCTCGGCTGGTCCCAGCTCGGGTCGCTGCCGCTGCGCCGCGTGGTGGAGAGCCACCACGCGGGCCGGATCACCTCGTCGACGCTGATGTCGGCGCTTTCCCACGTCCAGAACACCTTCGACGCCGAGGCGCTGGAGCAACCGATGAGAGCGATTGGGGGCGAGTCGTGA
- a CDS encoding cobalamin B12-binding domain-containing protein, translating to MTEELHSYGGGVATGPSRRTVIVSSMASDAHTWNLVYLELLVGELGFDVVNLGACVPDELLESECLSRRPAMLVLSSVNGHGHQDGLRVIQRLRAFPELRAMPVVIGGKLGVGGALTAEETAQLLLAGFDAVFDDQQGAASFRRFAATLSAGATQVEA from the coding sequence ATGACAGAAGAACTGCACTCCTACGGCGGCGGAGTCGCCACCGGGCCTTCCCGGCGCACGGTGATCGTCAGCAGCATGGCCTCGGACGCGCACACGTGGAACCTGGTCTACCTCGAACTGCTCGTCGGCGAACTGGGCTTCGACGTCGTGAACCTCGGCGCGTGCGTGCCGGACGAGCTGCTGGAGTCGGAGTGCCTGAGCCGCCGCCCGGCGATGCTCGTGCTGAGCAGCGTCAACGGCCACGGCCACCAGGACGGCCTGCGCGTCATCCAGCGGCTGCGGGCGTTCCCCGAGCTGCGGGCGATGCCGGTGGTGATCGGCGGCAAGCTCGGCGTCGGCGGCGCGCTGACCGCGGAAGAGACCGCGCAGTTGCTGCTCGCCGGGTTCGACGCGGTCTTCGACGACCAGCAGGGTGCGGCGTCGTTCCGCCGGTTCGCCGCGACGCTTTCGGCCGGGGCGACCCAGGTGGAGGCGTGA
- a CDS encoding phosphopantetheine-binding protein, with the protein MWDSTFDETLRSYLPFLPAEEALTAETPLREYGLDSLATVELLSVLEQSYNVRFEDDALNLETFENPGRLWTTLAALQPAS; encoded by the coding sequence ATGTGGGACAGCACTTTCGACGAGACGCTGCGCTCGTACCTCCCGTTCCTGCCTGCCGAGGAGGCGTTGACCGCCGAGACGCCGCTGCGGGAGTACGGGCTGGACTCGCTCGCCACCGTGGAGCTGCTTTCCGTGCTGGAGCAGAGCTACAACGTGCGGTTCGAGGACGACGCCCTGAACCTGGAGACGTTCGAGAACCCCGGCCGGCTGTGGACCACGCTGGCCGCCCTGCAGCCCGCTAGCTGA
- a CDS encoding type III PLP-dependent enzyme: MSRDIAAEHGTPTYVYDLDVVAESRDQLFGMLPEGFQLFYALKSNPHPEIARELRRGGCRAEISSTGELANALQAGFDPAGILYTGPGKTDAELEHAIATGVRLFSVESLTDLQHVGAAAEKHSVTASALLRVNTTASSGGTGIRMMGRPSQFGIDAETLPEIMPALKAVPGARVVGAHFFTMSNAQDEDALLGEYEFVLTSAARLRDEVGLPLEILDIGGGFSSPYAVPGPRTDYPKLRSGLESLLDLHLPEWRAGGIELACESGRYLSGSCGSLLAGVVNVKDSRGSRFVVLDAGINVVGGLSGIGRLLPAAVGIEEAGDVPGSLVGPLCTPGDSLAKAAKLPELAPGDVVTVPNVGAYGVTASLISFLGRPAPTEVVVRGDEVVSVSRLDYQRVYEVSP, translated from the coding sequence ATGAGCCGCGACATCGCCGCCGAACACGGCACGCCCACCTACGTCTACGACCTCGACGTCGTCGCCGAGTCGCGCGACCAGCTGTTCGGCATGCTGCCCGAAGGCTTCCAGCTGTTCTACGCGCTTAAGTCCAACCCCCATCCCGAAATCGCCCGCGAGCTGCGCCGCGGCGGTTGCCGCGCGGAGATCAGCTCCACCGGCGAGCTGGCCAACGCACTGCAGGCGGGGTTCGACCCGGCCGGGATCCTCTACACCGGACCCGGCAAGACCGACGCCGAGCTGGAGCACGCGATCGCCACCGGTGTCCGGCTGTTCTCCGTCGAGTCGCTGACCGACCTGCAGCACGTCGGGGCCGCCGCGGAGAAGCACAGCGTCACCGCGTCCGCGCTGCTGCGCGTGAACACCACCGCGAGCAGCGGCGGCACCGGCATCCGGATGATGGGCCGCCCGTCGCAGTTCGGCATCGACGCCGAGACGCTGCCCGAGATCATGCCCGCACTGAAGGCGGTACCGGGCGCCCGGGTCGTCGGCGCGCACTTCTTCACCATGAGCAACGCCCAGGACGAGGACGCCCTGCTCGGCGAGTACGAGTTCGTCCTCACCTCGGCCGCGCGGCTGCGCGACGAGGTCGGGCTGCCCCTGGAGATCCTCGACATCGGCGGCGGGTTCTCCTCGCCGTACGCGGTCCCGGGCCCGCGCACCGACTACCCGAAGCTCCGCTCGGGCCTCGAGTCGCTGCTCGACCTGCACCTGCCCGAGTGGCGCGCCGGCGGGATCGAGCTGGCCTGCGAGTCCGGCCGCTACCTGTCCGGCAGCTGCGGTTCGCTGCTGGCCGGCGTGGTGAACGTCAAGGACAGCCGCGGCAGCCGGTTCGTCGTCCTCGACGCCGGGATCAACGTCGTCGGCGGGCTGTCCGGGATCGGGCGGCTGCTGCCCGCGGCCGTCGGCATCGAGGAAGCCGGTGACGTGCCGGGCAGCCTCGTCGGTCCACTGTGTACTCCCGGCGACTCGCTCGCCAAGGCGGCGAAGCTGCCCGAGCTGGCTCCCGGCGACGTCGTCACCGTGCCCAACGTCGGCGCCTACGGCGTCACCGCGAGCCTGATCAGCTTCCTCGGCCGGCCCGCGCCGACGGAGGTCGTGGTGCGCGGCGACGAGGTCGTCTCGGTGTCGCGGTTGGACTACCAGCGTGTCTACGAGGTTTCGCCATGA
- a CDS encoding AMP-binding protein, with protein MNDSLVHSLLDAAAADAAGASAVRDRAGAWTYAELDAWSHAVAVVLARRGVGHGDRVVVQLPTDRALVALFYGTSRRGAVFVPINPAMKKFHFDSVVANAEPVLVLTLDEFSPFWTEVETARGTKAEAVEVSEDDIAVLVYTSGSTAAPKGVIGPHRQVTFATRAIQEVLGYRRDDVVFCRFPMSWDYGLYKVLMATVGRSEIVLADAESDLRLLQRMREVGATVVPIVPSLATMIATLAARDTAPAAPVRLFTNTGAALPDATIAQLRKAFPRAKVVRQFGQTECKRITIMPPEEDTERPGSSGLPLPGTSVLILAADGTELPAGDIGEIVAAGPHVMPGYWRAPEISARAFRRDEATGELRLHTGDYGRLDADGYLYFEGRRDDMFKRKGIRMSTLEIEAAAMDIPGVRAAGAIPPSDTRDLALCVETDLPPTTVLRELAKRLEPQKVPSLCHVVEEFPLTAHGKNATKELALLVEGARK; from the coding sequence GTGAACGATTCCTTGGTCCATTCTCTGCTCGACGCCGCGGCGGCCGACGCGGCCGGGGCGTCGGCGGTCCGCGACCGCGCCGGTGCGTGGACCTACGCGGAGCTCGACGCGTGGAGCCACGCCGTCGCCGTGGTGCTCGCGCGCCGCGGGGTCGGGCACGGCGACCGCGTCGTCGTGCAGCTGCCCACCGATCGCGCGCTCGTCGCCCTCTTCTACGGCACTTCGCGCCGCGGCGCGGTGTTCGTGCCCATCAACCCGGCGATGAAGAAGTTCCACTTCGACTCCGTCGTGGCCAACGCCGAACCCGTGCTGGTGCTCACCCTCGACGAGTTCAGTCCCTTTTGGACAGAGGTCGAGACGGCCCGCGGCACCAAAGCAGAAGCCGTTGAGGTGAGCGAAGACGACATCGCCGTTCTCGTCTACACCTCCGGCAGCACCGCCGCGCCGAAGGGCGTGATCGGCCCGCACCGCCAGGTCACCTTCGCCACTCGCGCGATCCAGGAAGTCCTCGGCTACCGCCGCGACGACGTCGTCTTCTGCCGGTTCCCGATGTCGTGGGACTACGGCCTCTACAAAGTCCTGATGGCCACCGTCGGCCGCAGCGAGATCGTGCTCGCCGACGCCGAGTCGGACCTGCGGCTGCTGCAGCGGATGCGCGAGGTCGGGGCCACCGTCGTGCCGATCGTCCCGTCGCTCGCCACCATGATCGCCACGCTCGCCGCCCGTGACACCGCACCGGCCGCGCCCGTGCGGCTGTTCACCAACACCGGCGCCGCCCTGCCCGACGCCACCATCGCCCAGCTTCGGAAAGCCTTCCCGCGAGCCAAAGTCGTCCGCCAGTTCGGGCAGACCGAGTGCAAGCGGATCACGATCATGCCTCCCGAAGAGGACACCGAGCGTCCCGGCTCGTCCGGGCTGCCGCTGCCCGGCACGTCCGTGCTGATCCTCGCCGCCGACGGCACCGAGCTGCCGGCCGGGGACATCGGCGAGATCGTCGCCGCGGGCCCGCACGTCATGCCCGGCTACTGGCGTGCGCCGGAGATCTCCGCCCGCGCCTTCCGTCGCGACGAGGCCACCGGCGAGCTCCGCTTGCACACCGGCGACTACGGCCGCCTCGACGCCGACGGCTACCTCTACTTCGAGGGTCGCCGCGACGACATGTTCAAGCGCAAGGGCATCCGGATGTCCACTTTGGAAATCGAGGCGGCGGCGATGGACATTCCGGGGGTCCGCGCGGCCGGTGCGATCCCGCCGAGCGACACGCGGGACCTCGCCCTCTGCGTCGAGACCGACCTGCCGCCCACGACGGTCCTGCGCGAGCTGGCCAAGCGCCTCGAGCCGCAGAAGGTCCCGTCGCTGTGCCACGTCGTCGAGGAGTTCCCGCTCACCGCGCACGGCAAGAACGCCACGAAGGAACTCGCCCTGCTCGTGGAAGGCGCCCGCAAATGA
- a CDS encoding cytochrome P450 codes for MHEISVSEQYHVLQREEPMSRVQLPFGEPAWLATKYADVKLVTTDPRFSRELAQGLDQPRMRRQQMGDGIMGMDPPDHSRLRRLVSKAFTARRLEQMRDGVKDLVNRLLDDMQTKGDSAGGVDIVEELARPLPVTVICDLLGVPQEDHKIFREWTQALVSDATAKGDVLDVYGDQLDNYVAELVAQRREEPTDDLLGALVYARDAGDKLTENELISIAGAGLLTGGVETVSTALPSFVFTLLTQPELLAQLRANPDIMPTAIEELLRYVPINTAAMFARYATEDIRFGDVVVRAGDPVLPALHAANRDPEVFADPDRIDLTRKPNPHVAFGHGPHHCIGAQLARLELQEALKAILARFPDLRLADGREGVKWEYGVIVRGPSLLRIAW; via the coding sequence ATGCACGAGATCTCCGTTTCCGAGCAGTACCACGTCCTGCAGCGCGAAGAGCCGATGAGCCGGGTGCAGCTGCCCTTCGGCGAACCGGCGTGGCTGGCGACGAAGTACGCCGACGTCAAGCTGGTGACGACCGACCCGCGGTTCAGCCGGGAGCTCGCGCAGGGCCTCGACCAGCCGCGGATGCGCCGCCAGCAGATGGGCGACGGCATCATGGGGATGGACCCGCCGGACCACTCCCGGCTGCGCCGCCTGGTGAGCAAGGCGTTCACCGCGCGTCGCCTCGAGCAGATGCGCGACGGCGTGAAGGACCTGGTCAACCGCCTGCTCGACGACATGCAGACGAAGGGTGACAGCGCCGGCGGAGTCGATATCGTCGAGGAACTGGCGCGGCCGCTGCCGGTCACCGTGATCTGCGACCTGCTCGGGGTGCCGCAGGAGGACCACAAGATCTTCCGCGAGTGGACCCAGGCGCTCGTCAGCGACGCCACGGCCAAGGGCGACGTGCTCGACGTCTACGGCGACCAGCTGGACAACTACGTCGCCGAGCTGGTGGCCCAGCGGCGCGAGGAGCCGACCGACGACCTGCTCGGCGCGTTGGTCTACGCCCGCGACGCGGGGGACAAGCTGACCGAGAACGAGCTGATCTCGATCGCCGGGGCGGGGTTGCTGACCGGTGGCGTCGAGACGGTGTCGACAGCCTTGCCGAGTTTCGTCTTCACGTTGCTGACCCAGCCGGAACTGCTGGCTCAGCTGCGGGCGAACCCGGACATCATGCCGACGGCGATCGAGGAACTGCTGCGGTACGTGCCGATCAACACCGCGGCGATGTTCGCCCGCTACGCCACCGAGGACATCCGCTTCGGCGACGTCGTGGTGCGCGCGGGCGACCCGGTGCTCCCGGCGCTGCACGCGGCCAACCGCGATCCGGAGGTGTTCGCCGACCCGGACCGCATCGACCTGACGCGCAAGCCGAACCCGCACGTGGCGTTCGGCCACGGCCCGCACCACTGCATCGGCGCGCAGCTGGCGCGGCTGGAACTGCAGGAGGCGCTGAAGGCGATCCTGGCGCGGTTCCCGGACCTGCGGCTGGCGGACGGGCGCGAGGGCGTGAAGTGGGAGTACGGCGTCATCGTGCGCGGGCCTTCGCTGCTGCGCATCGCCTGGTGA
- a CDS encoding ACP S-malonyltransferase: MDEATRPGSAVVFPGMSPCRFADFGKFLLINPFARKLIAQANDRLGYSLVDRFRETEGDYSAYAQVGFMLTCVALAQWAEEEQGMSPDYCTGPSFGEKPASVYAGSLTFGDAVWMTAELARCLTEFFATEYTDVVTHSFVRTPEEKLTDALSQLEGKGEWFDISCYIDHDFYMVSLREKNLDWLKQTVRSMGGLSLYTMRPPLHSRAFGALRRKAEDEVLGDLDFHDPLLPIVADQDGAILRSGEQVRTMLLDSIVKPLRWPDVVSTLADNGVRKLWVAGPDTLFGRVRVTTSRFEVVTVNPRLALQPRRRGAGPSRVS; the protein is encoded by the coding sequence ATGGATGAGGCCACCCGGCCGGGATCGGCGGTCGTCTTCCCCGGGATGAGCCCGTGCCGCTTCGCCGACTTCGGCAAGTTCCTGCTCATCAATCCCTTCGCCCGCAAGCTGATCGCGCAGGCGAACGACCGGCTCGGCTATTCGCTGGTCGACCGCTTCCGCGAGACCGAGGGCGACTACTCGGCCTACGCGCAGGTCGGGTTCATGCTCACCTGCGTCGCCCTGGCCCAGTGGGCCGAGGAGGAGCAGGGGATGAGTCCGGACTACTGCACGGGTCCGAGCTTCGGGGAGAAGCCGGCCAGCGTGTACGCCGGGTCGCTGACCTTCGGAGACGCGGTGTGGATGACGGCGGAGCTCGCCCGCTGCCTCACCGAGTTCTTCGCGACCGAGTACACCGACGTCGTGACGCACTCGTTCGTCCGCACCCCGGAGGAGAAGCTGACGGACGCCCTGTCCCAGCTGGAGGGGAAGGGCGAGTGGTTCGACATCTCGTGCTACATCGACCACGACTTCTACATGGTCTCGCTGCGCGAGAAGAACCTCGACTGGCTCAAGCAGACGGTCCGCAGCATGGGCGGGCTCTCCCTCTACACGATGCGGCCGCCGTTGCACTCGCGCGCGTTCGGCGCGCTGCGGCGCAAGGCGGAAGACGAAGTGCTGGGCGACCTGGACTTCCACGACCCGCTGCTGCCGATCGTCGCCGACCAGGACGGCGCGATCCTGCGCAGCGGCGAGCAGGTGCGCACGATGCTGCTGGACAGCATCGTCAAGCCGTTGCGCTGGCCGGACGTCGTGTCGACGCTGGCGGACAACGGCGTGCGCAAGCTCTGGGTAGCGGGGCCCGACACGCTGTTCGGGCGCGTCCGCGTCACCACGAGCCGCTTCGAGGTCGTGACGGTGAACCCGCGCCTGGCCCTGCAGCCCCGCCGCCGGGGCGCAGGACCCTCGCGCGTCAGCTAG
- a CDS encoding AMP-binding protein, which yields MDTSLPSGPHTRFLRGLERSGGGVAVHVGDQALTYERLHELALRWGGALAERGARTVGVLAGKGVTAYAGILAGLYAGATIVPLRPDFPAARTAQMVEAAGVDVIVADERGRAVAPEGVPVLGEPRASQALSAPLTPTSETAYVLFTSGSTGRPKGVRIGRAALDHYFGLLDERYDFTPDDVFSQTFDLNFDCAMFDLFCAWGAGAPAVVLPGGAYRNLPRFAAERGLTVWFSTPSAIDLVRRTGGLTPGALPGLRWSFFAGEALTVRDTADWRAAASSSIVENLYGPTELTVTVSGYRWDDVETPRVAVNGVVPIGSVHAGHDYVLLGSDPDEGELCIAGPQMTPGYLDPADEQGRFLEHDGQRFYRTGDRCRRLSGTDLAYLGRLDSQVQVLGWRIELTEVEHALRDCGIQDAVALGVAGDAGTELFVFYTGGERPVLELVRALRAVLPEGVIPRHYRHVEEFPLNSNRKIDRKTLAARAADLLAPAPV from the coding sequence ATGGACACGAGTCTCCCCAGCGGGCCGCACACGCGGTTCCTGCGCGGCCTCGAACGCTCCGGTGGCGGCGTGGCCGTCCACGTGGGTGACCAGGCGCTGACCTACGAACGGCTGCACGAGCTGGCGCTGCGGTGGGGCGGCGCGCTCGCCGAACGCGGCGCCCGCACCGTAGGGGTGCTGGCGGGCAAGGGGGTCACGGCGTACGCGGGGATTCTCGCGGGGCTGTACGCCGGCGCGACGATCGTCCCGCTGCGCCCGGACTTCCCGGCCGCGCGGACGGCCCAGATGGTCGAAGCCGCCGGGGTCGACGTGATCGTCGCGGACGAGCGGGGTCGCGCGGTGGCGCCGGAGGGCGTTCCGGTGCTCGGCGAGCCGCGGGCGTCGCAGGCGTTGTCGGCGCCGCTGACGCCGACGTCGGAGACCGCGTACGTGCTGTTCACGTCGGGTTCGACCGGGCGGCCCAAGGGCGTCCGGATCGGGCGCGCGGCGCTCGACCACTACTTCGGCCTGCTGGACGAGCGCTACGACTTCACCCCGGACGACGTGTTCTCGCAGACGTTCGACCTGAACTTCGACTGCGCGATGTTCGACCTGTTCTGCGCGTGGGGCGCGGGCGCGCCGGCGGTCGTGCTGCCGGGCGGGGCGTACCGGAACCTGCCGCGGTTCGCGGCCGAACGCGGGCTCACCGTGTGGTTCTCGACGCCGAGTGCGATCGACCTCGTGCGCCGCACCGGCGGCCTGACCCCGGGCGCGTTGCCCGGGCTGCGGTGGAGCTTCTTCGCGGGCGAGGCGCTGACCGTGCGGGACACGGCCGACTGGCGAGCCGCGGCGTCGTCGTCGATCGTGGAGAACCTGTACGGGCCCACCGAACTGACGGTGACCGTGTCGGGGTACCGCTGGGACGACGTCGAGACCCCGCGCGTCGCGGTGAACGGCGTGGTGCCGATCGGTTCCGTGCACGCGGGGCACGACTACGTGCTGCTGGGCTCGGACCCCGACGAGGGCGAGCTGTGCATCGCGGGACCGCAGATGACCCCGGGCTACCTGGACCCGGCCGACGAGCAGGGCCGGTTCCTGGAGCACGACGGCCAGCGCTTCTACCGCACCGGCGACCGCTGCCGTCGCCTCTCCGGCACGGATCTCGCCTACCTCGGGCGGCTGGATTCGCAGGTCCAGGTGCTGGGCTGGCGCATCGAGCTGACGGAGGTCGAGCACGCCCTGCGCGACTGCGGCATCCAGGACGCGGTGGCGCTGGGGGTGGCCGGGGACGCGGGCACCGAGCTGTTCGTGTTCTACACGGGCGGGGAACGCCCGGTGCTGGAGCTGGTCCGCGCGCTGCGGGCGGTGTTGCCGGAGGGCGTGATCCCGCGGCACTACCGCCACGTCGAGGAGTTCCCGCTGAACTCCAACCGCAAGATCGACCGCAAGACCCTCGCGGCCCGCGCCGCCGACCTCCTGGCCCCGGCCCCCGTCTGA
- a CDS encoding proline iminopeptidase-family hydrolase, with translation MAVAPIAKGWVPFGGYRTWYRVTGTAGGELPAVVVVHGGPGSTHDYLLNLCSLAEHGWPVVHYDQLGSGGSTRLPGKGADFWTPELFGDELDNLVQHLGIEDNYVLFGQSWGGLVVARHAAQRPDGLRGLVIADSPASYPLWRQEMDVLRAQLPPGVDDQLRAHEAAGTTDAPEYFELMRAFYDRHVCRVLPWPADYLASFMEMADDNTVYATMNGPSEFTVTGTLKDYSVIDHLDDIEVPTLLVSGRHDEATPVTIQPYFDRIHDVRWEIFEDSSHVPHLEEPERFREVLLGFLEDIQPTAPASRVAEREVASHG, from the coding sequence ATGGCCGTGGCACCCATCGCGAAGGGCTGGGTTCCCTTCGGCGGGTACCGCACCTGGTACCGGGTCACCGGCACCGCCGGGGGCGAGCTGCCCGCCGTCGTCGTGGTGCACGGCGGGCCGGGGAGCACGCACGACTACCTGCTGAACCTCTGCTCGCTCGCCGAGCACGGGTGGCCGGTCGTCCACTACGACCAGCTGGGCAGCGGCGGCTCGACGCGGCTGCCCGGCAAGGGCGCGGACTTCTGGACGCCGGAGCTGTTCGGCGACGAGCTGGACAACCTGGTGCAGCACCTGGGCATCGAGGACAACTACGTCCTCTTCGGACAGTCGTGGGGCGGCCTGGTCGTCGCGCGGCACGCCGCGCAGCGCCCGGACGGCCTGCGCGGGCTGGTGATCGCCGATTCGCCGGCGTCGTACCCGCTGTGGCGCCAGGAGATGGACGTGCTGCGGGCACAGCTGCCCCCCGGCGTCGACGACCAGCTGCGGGCGCACGAAGCCGCCGGCACCACCGACGCGCCGGAGTACTTCGAGCTGATGCGCGCGTTCTACGACCGGCACGTCTGCCGCGTGCTGCCGTGGCCGGCCGACTACCTGGCCTCGTTCATGGAGATGGCCGACGACAACACCGTCTACGCCACGATGAACGGCCCCAGCGAGTTCACCGTCACCGGCACGCTCAAGGACTACTCGGTGATCGACCACCTCGACGACATCGAGGTGCCGACGCTGCTCGTGTCCGGGCGGCACGACGAAGCCACCCCCGTCACGATCCAGCCGTACTTCGACCGGATCCACGACGTGCGCTGGGAGATCTTCGAGGACTCCAGCCACGTCCCGCACCTCGAGGAGCCGGAGCGGTTCCGCGAAGTCCTGCTGGGGTTCCTCGAGGACATCCAGCCCACCGCACCCGCGAGCCGGGTCGCCGAACGAGAGGTCGCCAGCCATGGATGA
- a CDS encoding nucleotide disphospho-sugar-binding domain-containing protein, with product MRVMMMVFPTRTHVYSMAPVGWALAAAGHEVRFVGQCNPREVASFAETGLDAMWFGDELDIARHRQLQMDGDNAMQGGFRISESRPERYTEEYVRTVYEHWVEVFRWTTPDSLLDELVRFAKGWQPDLVVWDPMIYAAPIVAHVLGVPHLRMMYAADQTARIAAQYRDLRAAHPEDTAPDPFVEWMSAAVGRFGASYDEALRHGVKTLDCHPSYLRYDGVDVDYVPARFIPQNKPMAIPRWVLEKPERRRVMLTLGISNRQVLGVEETSVADLLDGLADLDVEVIATLNAAQLASVQKIPDNVRAVDFVPMNELLASCSAIIHQGGGATIGNAVVNGVPQLVIPGTTWSERVSAVAQEKRGNGLVLDLEDVTPQSVRSGLERLLDEPSFRDCALEVRDEMLATPTLDDLVPELERIARCR from the coding sequence ATGCGCGTCATGATGATGGTGTTCCCGACGAGGACGCACGTCTACAGCATGGCTCCGGTGGGCTGGGCGCTCGCCGCGGCCGGGCACGAGGTGCGCTTCGTCGGCCAGTGCAACCCGCGCGAGGTGGCGTCGTTCGCCGAAACCGGCCTCGACGCGATGTGGTTCGGCGACGAGCTGGACATCGCGCGCCACCGGCAGCTGCAGATGGACGGCGACAACGCCATGCAGGGCGGCTTCCGCATCTCCGAGAGCCGGCCCGAGCGCTACACCGAGGAGTACGTCCGCACGGTCTACGAGCACTGGGTCGAGGTCTTCCGCTGGACCACCCCGGATTCCCTGCTCGACGAGCTCGTCCGGTTCGCCAAGGGCTGGCAGCCCGACCTGGTCGTGTGGGATCCGATGATCTACGCCGCCCCGATCGTCGCGCATGTCCTCGGCGTGCCGCACCTGCGGATGATGTACGCGGCGGACCAGACCGCGCGGATCGCCGCGCAGTACCGCGACCTGCGCGCGGCCCACCCCGAGGACACCGCGCCGGACCCGTTCGTCGAGTGGATGTCCGCCGCCGTGGGCCGGTTCGGCGCGTCGTACGACGAGGCCCTGCGCCACGGAGTCAAGACCCTCGACTGCCACCCGTCCTACCTGCGCTACGACGGCGTCGACGTCGACTACGTGCCGGCGCGGTTCATCCCGCAGAACAAGCCGATGGCGATCCCGCGGTGGGTGCTCGAAAAGCCCGAGCGCCGGCGGGTCATGCTGACACTGGGCATCTCGAACCGGCAGGTGCTCGGCGTCGAGGAGACGTCGGTGGCCGACCTGCTCGACGGCCTCGCGGACCTCGACGTCGAGGTGATCGCGACGCTCAACGCGGCCCAGCTCGCGTCGGTGCAGAAGATCCCGGACAACGTGCGCGCGGTGGACTTCGTGCCGATGAACGAGCTCCTCGCGAGCTGCTCGGCCATCATCCACCAGGGCGGCGGGGCGACGATCGGCAACGCGGTCGTCAACGGCGTCCCGCAGCTCGTCATCCCCGGTACGACGTGGAGCGAGCGGGTGTCCGCCGTCGCGCAGGAGAAGCGCGGCAACGGCCTGGTGCTCGACCTCGAGGACGTCACACCGCAGTCCGTCCGAAGTGGACTGGAAAGACTGCTGGACGAACCGTCCTTCCGGGACTGCGCGCTCGAGGTCCGGGACGAGATGCTCGCGACGCCGACGTTGGACGACCTCGTGCCGGAGCTGGAACGGATCGCGCGATGCCGGTGA